One genomic region from Biomphalaria glabrata chromosome 7, xgBioGlab47.1, whole genome shotgun sequence encodes:
- the LOC106062462 gene encoding acetylcholinesterase-like, producing MHTVKRKQLALQLFIGLFQLFHLTDKGYASPVTIPVTLTTTLGDVVGVRQTTGATPVDTFYGIPFAQPPVGSMRFKPPVAAEPWDGAKCGLEKPNSCWQVVDTYFDNFRGANMWNPNTPRSEDCLYLNVWRPACDSGCQPKTIMVWIFGGGFFAGTSTLDVYNAAQLAARNDVIVVSFGYRVGIFGFLYLGNDSAPGNAGLLDQVMALKWVKDNAVNLGGSPDNITIFGESAGAVSVGFHLLSPLSKDLFKYAIMQSASPLAFWSLQDVEFARSRARKLAKDLSCNLESASDVLTCLQAVSAEKIINRTYEYNTEPFIDVAFGPVIDGNFLTDNPVSIIKRGEAKKTRVILGVNKNEGYYFEVYAHKDIFDPLNKNGTISETDYQTILNYLFNNDTSVIQEVKQKYPVDSNNSFSTNIDSITGDMFFKCPVVDFAELYSRHSDAVYMYSFEHRTSQTPWPEWMGVLHGYEIEVIFGLPLAAGSNYTEAEKGLSSLMMKLWTDFAKTGKPSPTDEDQWPEYKPDVQAYVVIDIDGPRTDHKLRDDQCPFMVNNAEETRNTTSSRSLENDSINSNPVLVLDVNESQNRSRNFSSELFTQENNENNSSQMFNYTLPSQEYNSSDPVKTNTNQNSGDITSLYAHEKIEDNSSQVLNNTLSNQENTSSGPMQRNTYQNDGDDLSQLFTQESHENASSQLLYNTLPIHEYSSNFSSPGITDNQENIENALSYLVDDIQGNIGNVSNQELPNTQLNQENSNVV from the exons ATGCATACAGTTAAAAG AAAACAACTGGCACTCCAACTCTTCATAGGTCTTTTCCAACTGTTTCACTTAACAGACAAAGGCTATGCCTCTCCTGTGACTATACCGGTTACTCTGACCACCACACTAGGAGATGTCGTTGGTGTTCGGCAGACGACAGGCGCCACCCCTGTTGATACATTCTATGGAATCCCATTTGCGCAGCCTCCTGTTGGCTCGATGCGGTTTAAGCCCCCAGTGGCGGCAGAACCTTGGGATGGCGCCAAGTGCGGACTGGAGAAACCGAACTCTTGTTGGCAGGTAGTCGACACTTATTTTGATAACTTTCGGGGCGCTAATATGTGGAACCCTAATACGCCACGTAGCGAAGACTGCCTTTATTTGAATGTGTGGCGCCCAGCCTGCGATTCAGGTTGTCAGCCCAAGACAATCATGGTGTGGATATTTGGGGGCGGTTTCTTTGCAGGCACCTCAACTTTGGATGTTTATAATGCAGCACAACTCGCCGCCAGGAATGACGTCATCGTTGTCTCCTTTGGTTACAGAGTCGGCATATTTGGTTTTCTTTATCTTGGGAACGACAGCGCTCCCGGAAACGCCGGTCTGTTAGACCAAGTGATGGCTCTAAAATGGGTGAAAGATAACGCTGTCAATCTTGGTGGTTCTCCAGATAATATAACAATCTTTGGAGAGAGTGCAGGGGCAGTGAGTGTTGGCTTTCACCTCCTTTCTCCTCTTTCAAAAGATCTTTTCAAGTACGCCATCATGCAAAGTGCATCCCCTTTAGCTTTTTGGAGTCTCCAAGATGTAGAATTTGCCAGGAGTAGGGCACGTAAACTAGCTAAGGACTTGAGCTGTAATTTAGAAAGCGCCTCGGATGTCTTAACCTGTTTGCAAGCAGTGAGTGCTGAAAAAATCATTAATCGCACATATGAATATAATACTGAACCATTTATAGACGTTGCTTTTGGCCCTGTTATTGACGGTAACTTTCTCACCGACAATCCAGTATCGATTATAAAAAGAGGTGAAGCAAAGAAAACTAGAGTTATCCTTGGTGTTAACAAAAATGAGGGCTACTACTTTGAAGTCTACGCACACAAGGACATCTTCGATCCTCTAAATAAAAATGGAACGATTAGTGAAACTGATTATCAAACTATTCTCAATTATTTGTTCAATAACGATACCTCTGTGATTCAGGAAGTGAAACAGAAATATCCAGTGGATTCCAATAATTCCTTCTCAACTAATATTGACAGCATAACCGGTgacatgttttttaaatgcCCTGTTGTAGATTTCGCTGAGCTCTACTCCAGACATTCAGACGCAGTGTACATGTACAGTTTTGAACACCGGACAAGCCAAACTCCCTGGCCAGAATGGATGGGTGTTCTTCACGGCTACGAGATAGAGGTTATCTTCGGTTTACCTTTGGCGGCAGGTTCTAATTACACAGAAGCTGAAAAAGGCCTTAGTTCTTTGATGATGAAACTCTGGACGGACTTCGCAAAGACAGG GAAACCCAGCCCAACAGATGAGGATCAGTGGCCAGAATACAAGCCTGATGTGCAAGCGTACGTAGTTATTGACATTGATGGACCCAGAACAGACCACAAACTTCGCGATGACCAGTGTCCTTTTATGGTAAATAACGCAG AAGAAACACGGAATACAACTTCCTCGCGAAGCCTTGAAAACGACAGTATCAATTCAAATCCAGTGCTGGTATTAGACGTCAATGAAAGCCAAAACAGAAGTAGGAATTTTTCAAGTGAATTAtttactcaagaaaacaatgaaaataattcaagcCAGATGTTTAATTATACCTTGCCAAGCCAAGAATACAATAGTTCAGACCCAGTGAAAACAAATACCAATCAAAACAGTGGGGACATTACAAGTCTATATGCTCATGAAAAGATTGAAGATAACTCAAGTCAAGTGCTAAATAATACTTTGTCAAACCAAGAAAACACTAGTTCAGGCCCAATGCAAAGGAATACTTACCAAAACGATGGGGATGATCTAAGTCAACTATTTACTCAGGAAAGCCATGAAAATGCCTCAAGCCAACTGTTATATAATACCCTCCCTATCCATGAATACAGTTCAAATTTTTCCAGCCCAGGGATAACCGATAACcaggaaaatattgaaaatgctTTAAGCTACTTGGTAGATGATATTCAGGGAAACATCGGAAATGTATCAAATCAAGAGCTACCTAATACCCAGCTAAACCAGGAAAACAgcaatgtagtttaa